In Defluviitalea raffinosedens, one DNA window encodes the following:
- a CDS encoding DUF5049 domain-containing protein translates to MENENLITDKIYRQIIAIRDSGVCNMFDLPRVQEEAYKKGFYELVVFLNEHKKEYAEFILTGKR, encoded by the coding sequence ATGGAGAACGAAAATCTGATTACTGATAAGATTTACCGGCAGATTATTGCCATACGGGACAGCGGTGTCTGCAATATGTTTGATTTGCCAAGAGTGCAGGAGGAGGCATACAAAAAGGGTTTTTATGAATTGGTGGTATTTCTTAATGAACACAAGAAAGAATATGCTGAGTTTATCCTGACAGGCAAACGATAA
- a CDS encoding gamma-glutamylcyclotransferase family protein encodes MSKEKGTIYLAYGSNLNLKQMAYRCPTAKVLGSAKLTGYRLLFRGGNGGAVATIEKQKGESVPVLLWRITPYDEEALDRYEGYPHLYRKETVRVRFKGQWVSAMVYIMNEGRPLGAPGRYYYEVIRQGYIDAGFDISVLNKAVRDSVSQAEKSEV; translated from the coding sequence ATGAGCAAAGAAAAAGGAACCATATATTTAGCATATGGAAGCAACCTGAACTTGAAGCAAATGGCATACCGCTGTCCAACGGCGAAGGTGTTGGGGAGTGCAAAACTCACAGGCTACCGGCTGTTGTTCCGAGGCGGGAACGGCGGCGCAGTAGCGACGATAGAAAAGCAAAAAGGTGAAAGCGTACCGGTACTGCTTTGGAGAATCACGCCTTATGACGAGGAAGCGCTGGACCGATATGAAGGTTATCCGCATCTATACCGGAAAGAAACGGTTAGAGTGCGTTTCAAAGGACAGTGGGTGTCCGCGATGGTATATATCATGAATGAAGGCAGACCGCTGGGGGCACCGGGTCGTTACTATTACGAGGTGATTCGCCAGGGATATATAGACGCGGGCTTTGATATTTCGGTTCTCAATAAAGCCGTACGCGATTCAGTATCACAGGCAGAGAAGTCTGAGGTGTAG